In Thermococcus gorgonarius, the genomic window TCGGCTTCCTTTCCCTTCTCCCATAGAAAAAGCCCAGCGGCGGAAGGAAAAACAGGAAGGCCATCGCCGGAAACACTTTTCTGGCGGTCGAAACGCTGACGTCTTCCCAACCAACGCCGATGTGGTTTGGGGTCTCGTCTACATTTCTTACAACCTTGGTGTAATCCTTAGTTAATCCAGTGAAGAACAGCATTCCGGAAGAGTCCCTCTCAAGGTCAATCCTCTGCTTAAAGGGTTCTCTGCCGGGTACGTTAACCTGAACGTCAAGGTAGGTATCACCCGAGGCCCGGTACAGTCCAGTGCCGCTCCTTACATCGGCAAGGTCATCCTCAAGGGCCAGAACGTTGAAGGTCACCGGTATGGAGAACGAACCCGTAAAACTGTCGCTCCACGAGTCCAGTGTGGTGTTAATTAGGTAAATTCGCTTTTTTCCAGAAGTAACGTAGTAGTCAGCTCTGAGGGTTGCCTTGTAACTGCCAGCGGCCCCGGGGCTGGTAGTGTAGGTGTAGTTCCCCCGGATCAAGGAGGTTATCTTCTCGGGATAGTAGTTCAAACTGGTTCCATTTTTATATATCCCACCCGAGAAGAACCCGGAGTTGCTCATACCGGCCTTTTCGGTGTAAAGTGTTTTGTAAGTAGCTCTCACAGTGGAGGGCTGCCTTGAATAAGCGGCCAAAGAATACGCCCCAAAAAAGAGCGCCATTCCAAGTGAGGCCACGACCATGGCCTTGATGAGGTTTTTTCTCTCAATATGAATCCTTTTCATAAGTTAACACTCTCCAGTAAGCTTTCAGAAAAACGAAAGGTATCACGGGTCATCCCCGCCTTCGCAGGATACGGATACATTGAGACCGTTGCTGACGATTCCATAACCCTTGATCTCCGCCCCATTGTTCAGGGGGTAATCCCCACACGATGTGAACTCCTGCTGGTTACCGTTGTTGACCCTCGTGAATATCATCACGTCTATGTGCTCGCTACCACCGGCGGGAACCGTAACGTTCCACTCCATTTTGGTTGCGGGCATGGAGTAGCCATGGCCACCACCGTTAGCGGGGCTGAAGCTGTAGCTTCCGCTGCTGGCGCTCGTTTCTGCCAGGCTCACGTTGAACTCCGCTGGAATAGTGTCCGCTATGGTGAGGTCAAGGTCTTCGCCTGCTGGATTCGTCACCTCGATCCGGAACGTCCACCTCTGGAAGGTCTTCATGGGTATGTCGCTGGTGTTCCCCGAGAGAAGGGTCTTATTGATGGTGGGATCGCCAACAACCACGATCTTTATGGGACACGTGGATATTGATGCGCCTCCTCCATCCCACACAGCTCCCATGCTCACGGGGACCACATACTCCCCGGGGGCTACGTTGCCCGCTATAACATACCCCTGAAACGTGTGTTCCTCACCGGACACCAGCGTTACCGGATTGCCGTCGTCGGTCTCTATGGACACATCCAGTCCTCCGGGCAGACCCGAATAGTCCGGGTAAAGCGTTATGCTCACAGGTTCATCCTCGAGCAGGTTGTTAGTTACATTAAGGGCGTCAAAGTACAGGTAGGAATTCGCCCTTAAGGTCACGACGGCGGCGTAGCCACCATCACACGTGAATCCCAGGTATTCCTTATCGTGGGGCACTACGGTAACGGCCACTTCCCTCGTGGAGCTGTAGCTCCTGAAGTTGCCGCTCGAACCAACCACGAGCAGGGTTCCCAGAACCAGCGCAATAAAAATAAAAGTCATCCTCATATCAATCATCTCCTGCCAGTTTGCTTAGGAGGCTTCTCCTCCCGATTCTGATTCTCAAGATGTCCTCTCTGCTTATCTCAGCGAGATAGGAGAAGGCCAGCAGCACAGCGGTCAGCTCCAGGGCGTAAGCCAGGAGAGGGAGGTAGGGGTTTAGGGCATAGAGGAACCCAATCACTGTCTCGGGCAGTATCGCGGGATAGGTTCTCACATAAATTTCCTCTCGGTAGATCCTCGTATCCTCTGGAACCGAGACCTTCACGCCCAAGACGTGGGAATCTCTCCCACCAACTGTGAACTCGTTCTCCTCCAGGAGCTTGATCCTGTCTCCCTTAGGCTCGACAAAGTAATGGAAGGGGTAGAGGGCGTTGTTTTCCACGCTCAGATTCTTCTCAAAGGTGCTCCCGGGAAGGTACCAGCCCTCCCTCTGGCCTCCAGCGAGGGTTGACGAGTAGGTGAACGCCAGAGTCCCCCACGATGCAACTGTGATGAAGAGGAAACCAGCCACTATTGAAACCGCTATCAAAGCGTAGACAGTACTTGCCCTGATCTTCAGGTATCTCCTTCCTTTTCCCTTCTTATGTCTCTTTTTTCCTCCCCCCGAGCCCGAGAAGGTTATAAAGACGCCGAGAAGCAGAATGAGAGCTATGGCATAGACGTTGGTAAGCCTGCCCCTAACTGATTCTATAAACGAGCCCCCTCCCCTTATGACGAGCGGATGCCCAAAAAGCGTCACCACTTTTCCTATCACGTCGGCCTTTTTGACTATGGGGTAACCTCCATCCTGCTGATCCGTGGCGACGTTGTTGTCACCTTTGGTTATGTAGCCGGCTTCTGTAACGGCGAATATTCTATGGACGGTCCAGCCGTCCCGTCTGTGAAAGACAATAATATCACCGACTTCCCCGCCCTTTGAGAGCGGGTTAATGAAGAACAGATCCCCCTTGTTTATCGTTGGGGTCATGCTCTCGGAATAAGCGTAGGATAAAAAAATGGGTCTGTCAAGGAGGAAACCAACGACTGAGGCAATCAAGATAACCACAATCACAGCTGTTATAATGCCTTCTATCAGTTTCCTCATCCTCAACATCCCTTTAAAGATTAACAAAGTGGGGGCAAAGGCCCCGGAAAGAAATCACGGTGCACATTCACCTGCGTGTGCCTCAAAGCTCATCTGGAACTGATCCATGCCGAGGGCGGCGTCGGTGTTGTCAAAGATCATGCCAACGGGTATGGGGTTACCGTGCTCAACTGTGAACTCTATGTTGTCGGCAGGTCCCGCTATAGGGTTGGTGTAGTTGCCCGCGAAGATGAGGACGTTGTCGTGGTAGGTCTTTATCTTAACACAGATCGGGTAGTCGGTCTGGTTGTTCTCCCAGAGCTCGTTGCTTACCTGGAACATCTCCTCAAAGACGTAGGTGGTGTTCGGGCTCATGCCGTTTCCGCCGTTGTGGTTCGGGTTCCACTGGCTTATGTCCACGTAGAGCTTTCCAGCGTCGTAGGTTACGTAGGGCTGCAAGGCGGTCAAATCAATAAGCTCGTTGTCGTCTGAGACAACCTGGAATGATGCAGACCTATCTGCGGCATAGTACCTGAAGTTGGCACCGGCACCGACTGCCAGGAGCATTCCAATCATAAGGAAGGCCAGTCCAAATAGTTTATTCATCTTTCATTCCTCCTTCACTGGCTCTCTGGCTGTCCGCACTTGCCAACGAGTTCTGCTGGCTCGGTGCCGAGTCTGTAGGCTTCAATATGTATTACCGCGTTGTTGATCGTGCCTGGTGCGTCGTTTCCAACGGTGAAGTCCATGCCAACGCTAACTGCGTCGCCGTTGTTTACAACGAAGCACACGTCGTTCTTCGCCATGTCGCTCGCGTAAACCGTCTGACCGGTTGCACTGTCGTGTATGTCCATGTCAGCTCCGTAGAACTGAATAACTGAGTTGTCGCTGGTTATCCTGACGACTATGCTCATGTTTTCCTCCCACAGGTCGTTGCTCACGTTGAATACCTCGTCAAAGTTGTACTCTGAGTTCGGGCTGAGGCCGTTTCCGTATCCTGGCCAGTTCGGGTTTTCCGGGCTGATGTCAACCACGAGAACGCCGCCATCGTTTATGTACGCGTAGGGCTGCACTGGAGTCAGGTCGATGAGCTCGTTGTCATCGCTGACTATCTCCCAATGCACGCTCCTGTCCGCGTTGTAGTCCCTGAAGTTGGCTCCTGCCCCTAAAACGAGGCCAAAGGCCACCAACAGGCCAAAAATTCCCAAAGCAATATTCTTTCTCAATTTTTTCGCCTCCGTTTGGAGGCATCATGGAACAGGCCACGGTTGTGAGTGCTGGGTCTTCAAGAGACCTGCTTAAATTCCGCGGCACTCATTTGCCACATCAACTGCACCATATAGATGCCCCTTGGCGGGCAACCATTACGGTCGCGCCACAGTTGGTTGGACCCCGGGATATATATGAAGTTGGGGGTTACCCGGGGGTAACGCCACGTTACTCGCCATTACCATCAGGTTTTTTAGGTCTTTCCTTATCCACAGGCCTCAGAACCCGGTAGGTTTTTTCATGCTGAACCACTGCAACCAAGAAGTAAGTAAGTGAAGCAAACAGGAGTAGAAAGTTGCCGAACCAAAGGGCAGTAAGGGCAAAGATAAAGGAGATGCCCGCGTAGAAGGTACTCCAGCTTATGTCGTTTCTCCCAACAACTTCCATGTAGAGGGTGACGTTGTCGGGAACCCGGAGGAGCGTTATCACTCCGCGCTCGAAGGTCAAAACGCCTTCACGCTCAAGTTTGGGTATGTGGGTCTGCATGAGGCTCACGTAGACGCTCTTCCTGTGCTTCCTGTCGGTGTTTCCCTCTTTCTCCGCGATGTATTCGACTACCTCCCTCAGCTCGGCCCTGCCGTTCCTCATCTGAAGGAACTTAATAAGAAGCATCCTCCTCTCGTTTCCAAGGATCACGTTGGAGGGTGCGTTGCTGATCAACTCGCTCACCTCAACCGGTAATGCTTTCTTCTGTTGTATCTTCCGCCGTTGTAGAAGGTCTCGACCACACCGTTCAAGACGAGCTTTCTGAGAACCCTCTCGACCTTCTGCCTGGTGCAGTCAATGCCCATCTCGTTCAGAAACCTTGTGATAAACGCAACACTAAGAGGCCCCCTTCTCTGGAGAAGGAGCCTGATCTCACGCTCAAGGTCTACCGTTCCATTCATAATTTCTCACCGCCTATATTCACTCTCAGTCTGATTAAAGCGCCAGAATCTTAACAAGACAAGTTACTAAAATTCCACCTAACTCTACTAGGAGGTTCTCCTTAAAAGGCTTCCTAAAAAGTTCGATTTCACGGCTTTTTGTGCCGAAATAAGATTTCTCAGAGGATTTTTTGGAGAAAAACCCAAAGCTTGAGAGCTCTTCAAAGAATAAGGAGTGCCTTCAAAATTTGCCGACAGGACTGAAGAGCACGGCTAAACCGACTTTGAAAAGGCCAGAGATAACGCAAGAAACCAGCAACATTCTGAACGTGATCTAGGGGTCAGCGGAAAAACCAGGGGAATACCCAAGGGCACAAGTTATGATGAAAGGTAGAACACGGGGTTCGAAATTCGTCTGGAGCCCAGTTGGATGGTAGCCCCGCGGGGATTCGAACCCCGGTCGCGGGATCCAGAGTCCCGCATGCTTGGCCGCTACACCACGGGGCTGTACCCGTTGATTAGGTGTCGGGTTGCCTTTATAAATTTTATCCTGCGGAAAGGCATTTATACCTCCGATTACCAACATGCTCTGATGAAGGATATGGACTTCGCCCTTTTCATGGAGAGGTACGGCTACAGGTTGCTTATGCTGATAACGGTCTCTGTTATACTGGGTATAGTCCTGGCACCGTTCATCATGACGTTCTGGGCCTTCAGCAGCGATGGCTTGGCGGTTGCAGTTTCGGCGGTTATAGTCCTTGGCATAGGTGTACTCCTCATGTCGATCCCGAAGTTCTGGGACTTCGCCGACAAAATGCGCCACACCCATATTTTGGAGGACTGGAACGAGAAAGATGGTGGTTAAGAAAGTTGGCAAGCCTGATGAGTTTTAACCCACGATCAGGGCCAACTGGAGCTTAGACCAGTAAAAACATGCGGATTTTGATAAAACTTCTGCCCGGCAAAAGTTTTTGATGGCAGTTTACTCCATGGAGCGCTCAACGGAAGCTGGAAAATTAAGCATGGAACCCTTAAGAGCTGGAACTAGATAGTGTTCTTTCAAGGCTTCAGAAACAGGTTGTGGTGCGGTGGCCGGGATTTGAACCCGGGTCACCGGCTTGGAAGGCCGGTGTCCTAGACCAGGCTAGACTACCACCGCATTACAAAAGTGGTGGGGCGAGGGGGATTTGAACCCCCGACACCCGGATCTTCAGTCCGGCGCTCTCCCAGGCTGAGCTACCGCCCCACGCCCAAAGATAAAAGGCCAGAGTGGATTTATAAATCTTGCGGTGGGTTACCAGAGAAGGACATCAAATCTTAGGCTCGACCGCGTAGACAGTCCTGTCCTCTCCTATACCCTCAATGAGCCCGCGGTGTCTCCTCACGCAGCTCTCGCACTCGCCGCAGTGTATCGGCTTTCCGTCCTCAGTGAAGCCCCTCGGCATGTAGCAGGAGTTGGAGTACTCGTACTTGGCGTTTAACTCTTTCAAAAGCTTCGCTATCCCCTTCTTGTCGAGGTTGATGAGCGGGGCAACGACCTTGACCTCGCTTAGCGTTCCATATTTCAACATCTCGTTCATTCTCTCCACGAACTCAGGAGTGTTGTCCGGGAAAGTTGCTCCTTCCTCTGCGTTGAAGCCGACTATTATATCCCCACCGCCGAGGGCATCCAAAAGCGACGCCGCGACCGATATTAGCACAACGTTTCTCGCTGGAACCCAGACGCTCTTGGCAGTTTCCTGAGCAACACTCATGTTTTCAAGCTCCTGAGCGGTAACTTTAGGCGTCTCCCCGCCTACAAGGGTCGTTCCGCGGAGCTTCGAGAACTCCTCAAGGAAGTCAAGCCTGATTATTTTCAGCGGGACGTTCAATTCTTTCGAAAAGAACTCCGCCACCCTGTTCGTCACTTTCTCCTCGTTGCTGCCGTAGTTGACGGTGAGCATTATTACCTCGTCGTAATTCCTCTTCGCCCAGTAGAGGCAGGCCGTTGAGTCCAGCCCGCCGGAGAACAGAACAACGGCGCGCTTCATTCAACCACCTCCGGGAGCAGTTTAATGTTAAGTTTCCTCGCGCGGTTTCTAAGCTTTTTGTCGTAGGTTGCAAGGGCGCCGACGTCTTTGGCAATCGCAAGGATTACGGAGTCAACATAGTGCGCCAAGCTAAGGCTCTGTAGAAGGTTAAAGCCCTCAAGGAGGTACTGCCTGTCGTCCACAAGGGAAGTTCTTGGATCAAAGAGTATCTGCTCAATGAGCTCTCGGGCGTCCTCATTGCTGAAGCCGAGCTTCCTGAAGTTCCAAACGGTCTCGTAAACCACTATCGTTGGCACGATCCAGCGGTCGAGGGAGTGAATGAGGTCCATGGCGCTCCTGTGGTACTCGGAATCTTCAACTGCAGCATATATGAAGACGTTGGAGTCAATCACGGCTCCCATGACATTTCCTCCTCCATGACCTCCTCTGAGATCATCTCAAGCTCTTCCGCGGTTAGTTTTCTCCCGAGTCTGAAAGTTTTCCACTTTTTCCTTGCCCTTTTGATGACTATCTCGTCCCCCCTCAGCTCAACAGTGAGGTACTCCCCTTCCTTTATGCCGAGGGCCTTCCTGATCTCAGCGGGAATCGTTATCTGATAGTTCCGGGTGACCTTCGTAATCGGCATAGTAGCTCACCATAGTATAGTATGTTTTCCTACTAGATAACTCTTTTGCTCACTCGAGGGCGAGGCCGACGATGTCTTTCACTCTCGAAAAGCCCTCCTCCTCAAGGTACCTCTCAATCCCCTCGTTTATCTCCCTGAAGACCTTCCAGCCGCGGAGGGAAACGGCCGTTCCTATCTGGAGCGCCGAGGCCCCAGCGAGGAGGAACTCGACCGCGTCCTGCCAGGTGGTTATGCCTCCAATCCCGATGACCGGGATGTCAAGGGTTCTCGCGAGGTCGTAGACCGCCCTCAGAGCGACGGGCTTAACCCCCGGCCCGGAGTAGCCCCCAACCCTGTTGCTGAGGATTGGCCTCCTCGCATAGATGTCAATCGCTATCGCCTTCAGCGTGTTAATGGCAGAAACACCATCTGCTCCAGCCTTTTCAGCCGCAAGGCCGAGCTTCGTTATATCGTCGGTGTTTGGGGTGAGCTTCGCTATGACGGGCTTATCAGTGGCATCCTTGACGGCTTTAACAACTTCGTAGACGTTCTCCGGTTTCTGGCCGATCTCCATGCCGTAACCTTTCGCGTGAGGACAGCTGAGGTTGAGCTCAAAGGCATCTGCAACATCGCTCAGCTTTTCAGCGAGAAAGGCAAACTCCTCAGGTGTTCCGCCGAAGATGGAAACGATGAGAGGGAAATCAAAGGTATAACCATCAACCATCTCAAGGAAGCCCTTCCAGCCCGGGTTTGGCAGTCCCATAGCGTTTATGAGGCCGTAGGGGAGCTCCACTATCGTCGGGTTGTCGTAGCCCTTCCTCGGCTCGATTCCAATTGATTTCGTTACAACCCCACCCGCTCCTTCTTCATGAGCGCGAATCCACTGCTCAGGCACCTTGTCGTTTATTCCGGATGCGAGAATGAGCGGGTTCTCGAACCTTATCCCGAAAAGCTCGACCTCAAGGCTCACCATTTTGACACCTCAACATCAAAAGAGCGCAGGCCTATTAAGTTTTTGCCCAGGATTTTAGAGAAGTATTTTTAGTGGCGGCGGGCGCGCCCGGGGGTGGGGACCCTCCTCCAGCGGCTTCCACCGGGGCTCGCTCACCCCCGCTACCCCGGGAGCGCCGCACGTCCCGCCTACCGCTGCTCCCTTCCGGGCCTGGCGGGGTTCGGCGGGCAAAGGACGTTAGTCCGGCCCTCCAGCCGGACCTCGTCCACCGTCGGCCCCCCGGGACGAGGGCTCATCGTTGTGCCCCGGCTTCCGCCGCTGGATTTGGGAACCGCCCCCCGGGCTTCGGCCCCGGCATGTCGGCGGTTTCCGGTTACAGGGGACGCCGAACCCCCCGGCCTAGCCCACCGCCGAGAGTAGTTATCCGGGCCGGATATATAAAGCTTTGGTAGGTCGAGAACCAAAGGTGGAGAACCTTTGGATTAAAAAATTTTC contains:
- a CDS encoding DUF5305 family protein produces the protein MKRIHIERKNLIKAMVVASLGMALFFGAYSLAAYSRQPSTVRATYKTLYTEKAGMSNSGFFSGGIYKNGTSLNYYPEKITSLIRGNYTYTTSPGAAGSYKATLRADYYVTSGKKRIYLINTTLDSWSDSFTGSFSIPVTFNVLALEDDLADVRSGTGLYRASGDTYLDVQVNVPGREPFKQRIDLERDSSGMLFFTGLTKDYTKVVRNVDETPNHIGVGWEDVSVSTARKVFPAMAFLFFLPPLGFFYGRRERKPKDELSNLRKFIVEGTPKDGGKSDPVELKSVGDLEKVFDLVDRPVVHHVEGDYDVYAIVDGDVTYEYRRKKAS
- a CDS encoding signal peptidase I — encoded protein: MRKLIEGIITAVIVVILIASVVGFLLDRPIFLSYAYSESMTPTINKGDLFFINPLSKGGEVGDIIVFHRRDGWTVHRIFAVTEAGYITKGDNNVATDQQDGGYPIVKKADVIGKVVTLFGHPLVIRGGGSFIESVRGRLTNVYAIALILLLGVFITFSGSGGGKKRHKKGKGRRYLKIRASTVYALIAVSIVAGFLFITVASWGTLAFTYSSTLAGGQREGWYLPGSTFEKNLSVENNALYPFHYFVEPKGDRIKLLEENEFTVGGRDSHVLGVKVSVPEDTRIYREEIYVRTYPAILPETVIGFLYALNPYLPLLAYALELTAVLLAFSYLAEISREDILRIRIGRRSLLSKLAGDD
- a CDS encoding DUF1102 domain-containing protein, whose translation is MNKLFGLAFLMIGMLLAVGAGANFRYYAADRSASFQVVSDDNELIDLTALQPYVTYDAGKLYVDISQWNPNHNGGNGMSPNTTYVFEEMFQVSNELWENNQTDYPICVKIKTYHDNVLIFAGNYTNPIAGPADNIEFTVEHGNPIPVGMIFDNTDAALGMDQFQMSFEAHAGECAP
- a CDS encoding DUF1102 domain-containing protein, with amino-acid sequence MRKNIALGIFGLLVAFGLVLGAGANFRDYNADRSVHWEIVSDDNELIDLTPVQPYAYINDGGVLVVDISPENPNWPGYGNGLSPNSEYNFDEVFNVSNDLWEENMSIVVRITSDNSVIQFYGADMDIHDSATGQTVYASDMAKNDVCFVVNNGDAVSVGMDFTVGNDAPGTINNAVIHIEAYRLGTEPAELVGKCGQPESQ
- a CDS encoding DUF7344 domain-containing protein, whose translation is MISNAPSNVILGNERRMLLIKFLQMRNGRAELREVVEYIAEKEGNTDRKHRKSVYVSLMQTHIPKLEREGVLTFERGVITLLRVPDNVTLYMEVVGRNDISWSTFYAGISFIFALTALWFGNFLLLFASLTYFLVAVVQHEKTYRVLRPVDKERPKKPDGNGE
- the queC gene encoding 7-cyano-7-deazaguanine synthase QueC, producing MKRAVVLFSGGLDSTACLYWAKRNYDEVIMLTVNYGSNEEKVTNRVAEFFSKELNVPLKIIRLDFLEEFSKLRGTTLVGGETPKVTAQELENMSVAQETAKSVWVPARNVVLISVAASLLDALGGGDIIVGFNAEEGATFPDNTPEFVERMNEMLKYGTLSEVKVVAPLINLDKKGIAKLLKELNAKYEYSNSCYMPRGFTEDGKPIHCGECESCVRRHRGLIEGIGEDRTVYAVEPKI
- a CDS encoding PIN domain-containing protein → MGAVIDSNVFIYAAVEDSEYHRSAMDLIHSLDRWIVPTIVVYETVWNFRKLGFSNEDARELIEQILFDPRTSLVDDRQYLLEGFNLLQSLSLAHYVDSVILAIAKDVGALATYDKKLRNRARKLNIKLLPEVVE
- a CDS encoding AbrB/MazE/SpoVT family DNA-binding domain-containing protein, producing MPITKVTRNYQITIPAEIRKALGIKEGEYLTVELRGDEIVIKRARKKWKTFRLGRKLTAEELEMISEEVMEEEMSWEP
- a CDS encoding dihydroorotate dehydrogenase; translation: MSLEVELFGIRFENPLILASGINDKVPEQWIRAHEEGAGGVVTKSIGIEPRKGYDNPTIVELPYGLINAMGLPNPGWKGFLEMVDGYTFDFPLIVSIFGGTPEEFAFLAEKLSDVADAFELNLSCPHAKGYGMEIGQKPENVYEVVKAVKDATDKPVIAKLTPNTDDITKLGLAAEKAGADGVSAINTLKAIAIDIYARRPILSNRVGGYSGPGVKPVALRAVYDLARTLDIPVIGIGGITTWQDAVEFLLAGASALQIGTAVSLRGWKVFREINEGIERYLEEEGFSRVKDIVGLALE